The sequence TTGTCTAATCAGTtccaccaaaaacaaaacaacacagAATCTATGGTACCGCCACTATCATCAGATCCATGTTAATGTTTGGGCCAATTCCATGCTCACTTTCCTCCACATTACTCAAGTGCTCAGCAACCCTAACCAACCATTCAACACAGCACACAGCTTGATACTGGGTTAGTCAAAAACTGAACCTGTAATTCTTCGCATGGACTTCTGGCatactttaaattttgaatGTTCAGTCCAAATAACCACAGAGTTCAGGCCCAAAGGAAGGCATATCACCATCTATCTTATTCTTTAAGACTTTAGACAGCTAACAGCTagcaaaaatgaaaagcattttCCTGGGGAGGAAAGGGTCTGGTCCCCCTGGAACTTTGTCAGCTGCCCTAAAGGAAAATGCCATTTCCTATTGCTCTCTCACTTTAATTATCCAATCAAacccattattttttgtttccttttgctttcaagatataaaatttaatggaaTCCTAATCATCTATTTTGGATTGATCATCTGATATACAGTCTGTCACACACTACTGTTTTGCTGCTTCTGTTGTTGCTGttacactattttattttatttttttgatcagTTGCTACCAGCCACTGTCTTTcctatccttttttatttactacACAGAATCTCTTAACTATCATCAACTTAATTCTGAAAGGATCTCTATTCTCTGCCTCTACCAATCCCCATGGCTACCGACACTGCTCCATCACATCAAACTCCTTCTGATCACGAGGTATTTAGATCATCATCCTGActatcttttctcttttcagtTCTGATCAAAGTATGATATACTTTTGCTTAACTGATCATTCATGTATACCTCTTGGGATTCTTTAATTCTTTccaataattttacttttctaacttatcataattatatatatgatctCTGATGTTTCAGTAAGATCCATATAGGGTTTTGTTACTCCTGGAATTGCATGAATGTTTTAATGATCATAGATTTGTTTATCTGACTGTATGGAAATCATAGAACTTGTAGTTTCTTTCGGATATCATCCATGAATGATTGGATAAGGTTAGTTCTTGATGCATGTCTCTTACTCTATTCATTGTATCAGAAGCTCTCAGAAGTGTCTGCTGTTGACAGGAGAaagattgtatatatatatatatatatatatatatatattttggatgtgtCCCTTTCATAATTATCTGGAAAAATAAATGGCATCTTTCTTTTGTATCTCCACTAATCATCAGTCTAAGCACATACGAAGTCGAGTTGGAACATACACCATTTTCTGATACATTTCACTTTCTCAAATCTGTTGAAAGATACTGTCACTGTGAAATTGGTACGCTAGGAATAAGGTAtttcatttcaagaaaatacCAAATCCATAATGAAAGTTAGTCTTGCCACCTTTATTGCCTAAGCTGTTTTTTTGTGGGATATGAATTATCAAACATGGTGGCGTCCTTCTGCATTTATATCAGCTGTCACTTGGTTCTGATTCTGCCACAAAGATTCTCTTGTTAATCAACTAggcattattttttcttccagTTAGCGAGGGGGACGAGATATCCATACTCTTTAAGAATTTCAAGTTACAATATCAATATCTAGATGGGGAGATTAGAAATTGTTGTAGCATGTACCTTATAGAATGATGCTGGAGTGAAGTGGATCACAGTAAAATTGTAAATTATCAATACATTTTGTATGGCTAGGGTTTACTATAAATACATATTATATGACTCTAATTTGAAACATAGTAAAATAAAGCTCTCTGTTCCTGTGAATATAGACATATTGCCGAACCATGTTAAATCTAtgtgcttttttgttttctatcttGTGCAATATTCATCATTATTGCTGCAAGTTTCATAACAGAAATATGATACTTGCAGTGCTTCATATTTGATTGCTGttctcctcttcttttatttatgcaCCTACACAATAGTTTCCacttgttttgcttttaaaatgtCCAAGGGTGTTCCCAGTTTAATTCTCTTTGTTCATTTCTTGCAGCCAATGGAGAAAATGACCGAAGAAGTAAAGCCTGTGGAACCTGAAATTGTTTCTGTAGCCAAGaaaactgaagaagaagaagaagagctcaAACCTAATGAACTAGCAAGTCAATCAACCCCGTTAGCTAAATCAGAAGGAGAAGCCGAAGATGAGGCAGAGCCTCCAGCAGTTGAGGTTAAGATGATTGATGATGCTCCAGTTGTTGATGTTCCAGTCGATTATGAAAAAGAGTTGGAAAAAGATTCCATTCCTGACTCAGATACATTCAGTGTTCTAGCTCCGGTGACCAGTGTTGTTAATGGTGAATCAGTTGCTCCAGCTATAGAGTTTGTTTCCAAAGAAGCAGAAGAGCAACCATTATCGTCATCCTTGGAGGAATTGCCACATGAAGAACCGAAGACAGTTGATGTTCCCGTATCATTAGAAGAAGCCATTGAGAAACCACATGAGCCATCAGAAGTTCTTATTATTAAAGAATCTGAACCAACTGTGGCAAAAAACACCGAAGATTCAGGGGTATTAAAAGAAGTCGACAAAACGGAATTAGTAATTCCAGAAGTTGAAGTGAAACTACAGGAGCAATCTGAAGTTGGTAAACAAGTTGAAAAGCCAAAAACAGAAGTGATTGAGAAACCAGAGGAGCCTTTGGAAGTTATTCCTATCAAATCAGAAGCATTAGTGGTAAAAGATGCCGAAGATTCAGAACCAGTGttcaaagaaaatgataaaccAGAATCAGAATTAGTAATTCCTGAAATGGAGGTGAAATTGGAGGACCAATCCGAAGTCATTAAAAGAGTTGAACCAGAAGAGAAATCAGTTGAAGTAGTCAAAACACAGGAGCTAGCGGAAGTTCTTCTTACCAAAGAATCAGAAGCAGTTCTTGTAAAAGATATTGATGGCTCACAAGAATTGTCTAAAGAAGCTGATAAAGTAGAAGCAGTAGCTCCTGAACCCAGGGAAGTTAAAATGGAGTCTGAAGTCACTGAACAAGTAGAAAAAACAGGGGAGAAATCTGTTGAAGCTATTGAGAAAACACAGGATTCATCGGAAGTTCATCCTATTAAGGAATCAGAAGCAGTTGCAGTAAAAGATATCGATGATTCAGTAGCAGTGCCTAAAGTTGATAAACCAGAATCAGCAGTTCCTGAAGTTGAGGTTAAACAAGAAGAGCAATCTGAAGTAATTGAACAAGTGGAAAAACCAGAATCAGCGGTTCCTCAGGTTGAGGTGAAATTGGTGGAACAACCTGAAGTAACTGAACAAGTTGAAAAACCAGAATCATTGGGTCCTGAGGTTGAGGTGAAACCAGAAGAACAACCTGAAGTCACTACACATACGGAAAAACGAAAGAAACATGAAGTAGAGTTGAAAACTGAGGCACGATCCGAAGTTAGTGAACAGGTTGAGATTAAGCCAACTAATGAAAAGCCAGAGGAAGTAGCTGGAATTACTCAGGAGGCTGAAGTTGATGTCAAAGAGGATATAGGAAAATCTTCTCTTCCTGAAGTTGTAGGAAAGGTCGGtccagaaaatgaaaaaaaagaggctgAAGGAACTGATCCGGTTGAAGTGCTGGTAAAAGAGGTTGTGGTAGAAGCGGAAAAGGgtggagaagagaaagaagctcAGACGACCAAAGATAAGGGCGAGAATATAGCAAGTGAAACACTAAAAGAGGAACTAGCTCATCCCATCAAAGTGGAAGATGTCAGCGATGCTGTTTCAAATGCCAAAGTTACTGAAAAATCATTTGAGGGAGAGAAGACAGTTGAAAATGTTGTGCCTGCTGTAGAAGACAAGAAAGAGGAGATACCAGCAGGAGAGGAAACCGAAAAGGATCAGAAAATAGAGGGAAAGCTGGATGAAGCCACCACAATTGGCAGTGAAACAGTCGAAGAATCCCAAGATTCTGGGTTagaagcaaaagaagaagaaagtgcaaaaaacaacaaagaaaactccGAGCAGGAAAAGGTTGATGAGATAGCGAAATCTGATACACAGAATTTAGAGCCTTCCACCACCAAGGATGCTGACGACATAAAAGTATCACAGGATCTGCCAAGAGAAGTTCCAGCCAAGCCTACTCAAAAGCattcaaacaatattttaacaaaGGTAAAGCAATCACTTGTGAAGGCAAAGAAAGCTATTATCGGGAAATCACCAACTCCAAAAACTGTCTCCTCAGATACCAAGGGGGATGTTAAAGTCAATAATTAAATGcatcagaatgacaaagttttcATATACTTGTACAGATTTGGAATATTTCATTGTGAAGTATATAGGTGTGCATAAAGgcgttttcttcttttttccccacTCTGATCACTCGGTTGTATGTATTGATAGTGTGATGGTGGCTGGTGTGTTGTTGGGTTTGATTTGATCGGTAGCAGAAAAAATTATGTACTCGTTATTACACATCCATAATGTTGATTTGTGTATGAGATTGGATATTGGATTCTTTTGTGTTCTTTATATCTGTCAACTAGTTGCACAGTAACATTTTATAAAGGGTGTAGGAACCTCCAGCTAGGTGAATACCAACGATTGTGTGTCTCCATTTATATAGGCTTTTCAGGATTTTGAGTAGAGAAGAACATAGAATTGGTTGAACCCCGCGGAAGAGCTAATTGAGACTTCACTCTTTCCATGTATGGTGGCACGTGCCTCACCTGGTACTGAAGCAGACATTGAAACAACAGTCACAACGAATAACAGATATTGAAGTTAGATTTGTAAGAAGCTTCATGAGTCCACTATGATGTAGAGATTCTGGAAAAATGGTAGATGGTTAATGTGCCTGAGAGGTTGTATAACTACGGTAttggaaaataagtttttttttcattaattcaaaGAACTTGTATTGAGAGACCTACTACAGAAAACACTCGAATACATATTTCTGGTTGGTTCGATCCTAGACAGTGCATTATTTTCTCAGGTTGTGCAAATGAATGTACAGATGCAAGAAAAAACCTTCTTGAGTCTCCTCAACGTACAAAAAATCTGTGCAATTTGTAATTCTACTTCCCTGAAATTAGAACTCAGACGATTATCGTAAAAACTTGACTTCATTAAACTCTGGAACCTTTCTGCATAGTCATGTACCCAAAATCTCACAGATTCACTGCATACAAGGAAAGTTTAGATGTTGACATGAAGCAAAAGTGGTTCACCTCTCCCATGGCAAAGCA is a genomic window of Populus alba chromosome 5, ASM523922v2, whole genome shotgun sequence containing:
- the LOC118034931 gene encoding uncharacterized protein, with translation MATDTAPSHQTPSDHEPMEKMTEEVKPVEPEIVSVAKKTEEEEEELKPNELASQSTPLAKSEGEAEDEAEPPAVEVKMIDDAPVVDVPVDYEKELEKDSIPDSDTFSVLAPVTSVVNGESVAPAIEFVSKEAEEQPLSSSLEELPHEEPKTVDVPVSLEEAIEKPHEPSEVLIIKESEPTVAKNTEDSGVLKEVDKTELVIPEVEVKLQEQSEVGKQVEKPKTEVIEKPEEPLEVIPIKSEALVVKDAEDSEPVFKENDKPESELVIPEMEVKLEDQSEVIKRVEPEEKSVEVVKTQELAEVLLTKESEAVLVKDIDGSQELSKEADKVEAVAPEPREVKMESEVTEQVEKTGEKSVEAIEKTQDSSEVHPIKESEAVAVKDIDDSVAVPKVDKPESAVPEVEVKQEEQSEVIEQVEKPESAVPQVEVKLVEQPEVTEQVEKPESLGPEVEVKPEEQPEVTTHTEKRKKHEVELKTEARSEVSEQVEIKPTNEKPEEVAGITQEAEVDVKEDIGKSSLPEVVGKVGPENEKKEAEGTDPVEVLVKEVVVEAEKGGEEKEAQTTKDKGENIASETLKEELAHPIKVEDVSDAVSNAKVTEKSFEGEKTVENVVPAVEDKKEEIPAGEETEKDQKIEGKLDEATTIGSETVEESQDSGLEAKEEESAKNNKENSEQEKVDEIAKSDTQNLEPSTTKDADDIKVSQDLPREVPAKPTQKHSNNILTKVKQSLVKAKKAIIGKSPTPKTVSSDTKGDVKVNN